A window of Chitinophaga sp. MM2321 contains these coding sequences:
- a CDS encoding HipA family kinase, translated as MNDIKHQLRTVNVIRYVTPLREGGSLPAIVEADDGFMYVLKFRGAGQGVKALIAELIGGEIARALGLKVPELVFSHLDESFGRMEGDQEIQDLLRASEGLNLGLHYLSGAITYDPAVVTIDPLSASQIVWLDCLLTNVDRTARNTNMLMWHQELWLIDHGAALYFHHSWQNWEEQALRPFIQVKDHVLLPQASELAAVDTAFSAILTTDKVRAIIDLIPENWLAAAGTDMPAKERREVYVQFLTSRIAHSEIFVKEATHARQSLI; from the coding sequence ATGAATGATATTAAACATCAACTCAGGACTGTCAATGTGATCCGGTATGTGACGCCGTTGCGTGAAGGAGGTTCCTTGCCTGCTATTGTGGAAGCCGATGACGGGTTCATGTATGTGCTGAAGTTTCGGGGTGCAGGACAAGGCGTAAAAGCACTCATTGCCGAACTTATTGGTGGTGAGATAGCCCGTGCATTGGGATTGAAGGTACCTGAACTGGTATTTTCCCACCTGGACGAATCTTTCGGCAGGATGGAAGGCGACCAGGAAATACAGGACCTGCTACGCGCCAGCGAAGGACTTAACCTGGGACTTCATTACCTGTCGGGCGCCATCACATATGATCCGGCGGTAGTAACCATTGATCCGTTGTCCGCTTCACAGATTGTGTGGCTGGATTGTCTCCTCACCAATGTAGACCGCACCGCACGCAACACCAACATGCTGATGTGGCACCAGGAATTGTGGCTGATAGATCATGGCGCCGCGCTGTATTTTCATCATTCCTGGCAGAACTGGGAGGAGCAGGCGCTACGTCCGTTTATACAGGTAAAAGATCATGTGCTGCTGCCACAGGCCAGTGAACTCGCAGCTGTAGACACTGCATTCAGTGCTATCCTGACAACAGACAAAGTGCGTGCAATTATTGATTTAATCCCTGAAAACTGGCTGGCCGCAGCAGGAACAGATATGCCGGCCAAAGAAAGAAGAGAGGTATATGTTCAATTTTTAACGTCACGAATCGCTCACTCGGAAATTTTTGTAAAAGAAGCAACACATGCAAGACAATCACTTATTTGA
- a CDS encoding DUF3037 domain-containing protein: MQDNHLFEYAAIRIVPRVEREEFLNVGVILYCKKLKFLQAMITIDEERLRVFSGYLDMEELKAYLHAFEQICLGDKAGGPIARLDIASRFRWLTATRSTILQTSKVHTGLCGNAAEMLIRIHTQLVL; encoded by the coding sequence ATGCAAGACAATCACTTATTTGAGTATGCGGCCATCCGTATTGTGCCAAGAGTAGAGCGTGAAGAGTTTCTCAATGTAGGTGTCATTCTCTACTGTAAAAAGTTGAAGTTTTTACAGGCCATGATTACGATAGATGAAGAACGCCTCCGCGTTTTTTCCGGTTACCTGGATATGGAGGAACTGAAAGCATATCTCCATGCCTTTGAGCAAATATGCCTGGGCGATAAAGCCGGCGGTCCTATTGCCCGGCTGGATATCGCTTCCCGTTTTCGCTGGCTCACCGCCACACGGAGCACCATTCTGCAAACATCAAAAGTGCATACCGGCTTATGCGGCAATGCCGCTGAAATGCTTATCAGGATACATACACAACTGGTGTTGTAA
- a CDS encoding hemolysin III family protein: MKERVYTRKQEIVNGLVHGIGMVFGAAGLPVLTGMATAHGNTPGIIGAGIYGFCFLLLFTSSTVYHFSQESVVKRTFEIFDHISIYFLIAGTYTPFLLVYMNNAFGITLLSILWGLTLVGILFKTWFTGRYEIISTSIYLVMGWIMIVGGRRFFDVLPLSVLILIATGGVLYSIGVFFYVWDKYRYTHAVWHALVLVAAVCHYVAVLLAM, encoded by the coding sequence ATGAAAGAACGAGTTTATACCCGCAAACAGGAGATCGTCAATGGATTGGTACATGGTATCGGGATGGTATTCGGCGCAGCCGGATTACCTGTACTAACCGGCATGGCTACCGCTCACGGTAACACGCCGGGCATTATTGGAGCAGGCATTTATGGATTTTGCTTTTTATTACTTTTTACAAGTTCTACCGTCTATCATTTTTCGCAGGAATCTGTTGTAAAGCGCACCTTCGAAATATTTGACCATATCAGCATCTATTTTCTCATTGCCGGAACATATACGCCTTTCCTGCTGGTGTATATGAATAATGCCTTTGGTATTACACTGCTCTCCATTCTGTGGGGGCTTACCCTGGTAGGCATCTTGTTCAAAACCTGGTTTACCGGCCGGTATGAGATCATATCTACCAGTATTTACCTGGTTATGGGATGGATCATGATCGTAGGAGGGAGACGGTTCTTCGATGTGCTGCCCCTTTCTGTGCTGATCTTAATTGCTACGGGTGGCGTCTTGTATTCCATCGGTGTTTTCTTTTATGTGTGGGATAAATACCGCTATACCCATGCGGTATGGCATGCATTGGTGCTGGTGGCCGCCGTATGTCACTATGTTGCCGTATTACTGGCCATGTAG
- a CDS encoding DUF1080 domain-containing protein — MKGKFLLTALVIGGFYTANAQEKAKPEDTEVYSPVPPEVKAGKKCGEAPSDAIVLFNGTNLDQWVMTDDRNTPAKWNVGKGILTVNKQVGNIETKKSFNNYQLHIEWRVPANITGTGQGRGNSGVFLASLGKGDAGYELQVLDAYNNKTYTNGMAGSIYKQSVPLANPAFKPGEWQTYDVIWNAPVFGTDGALVKPAHVTVIFNGVVVQNDTELKGPTQYIGEAAYRQAHGPSPIKLQAHGDKSEPLSFRNIWVREL, encoded by the coding sequence ATGAAAGGTAAATTCTTACTAACCGCGCTTGTAATAGGCGGTTTTTATACTGCAAATGCCCAGGAAAAGGCTAAACCTGAAGATACGGAAGTATACAGCCCGGTACCACCTGAAGTAAAAGCAGGCAAAAAATGTGGTGAAGCACCATCGGATGCCATCGTATTATTTAATGGTACCAACCTGGATCAGTGGGTGATGACGGATGACAGGAACACTCCTGCAAAATGGAACGTTGGAAAAGGTATACTTACTGTCAACAAACAGGTGGGAAACATTGAGACCAAAAAGTCTTTCAATAATTACCAGCTGCATATTGAATGGCGTGTACCGGCAAACATCACCGGCACCGGACAGGGACGCGGTAATAGCGGCGTTTTCCTGGCATCACTGGGTAAAGGCGATGCTGGTTACGAGCTGCAGGTGCTGGATGCTTATAACAACAAGACTTACACCAATGGTATGGCGGGTAGTATCTACAAACAGTCCGTTCCACTGGCTAATCCTGCATTTAAACCAGGTGAGTGGCAAACGTATGATGTGATCTGGAACGCACCCGTTTTCGGAACAGACGGTGCATTGGTTAAACCAGCCCATGTAACTGTAATTTTCAATGGTGTAGTAGTACAGAATGATACAGAGCTGAAAGGCCCCACTCAATATATTGGTGAAGCGGCATACCGCCAGGCACATGGTCCGAGCCCGATTAAACTACAGGCGCACGGAGATAAGAGTGAGCCACTGAGCTTCCGGAATATCTGGGTAAGAGAATTATAA
- a CDS encoding peroxiredoxin, whose translation MSLQLGDQAPNFKAQTTIGEIDFYEFLGDHWGLLLSHPGDFTPVCTTELGRTAQLNNEFAKRHVKAIAISVDSVEDHHGWIKDINETQHTEVDFPLIADKDKKVAELYGMIHPNASATSTVRSVFVIDPNKKVRLTLTYPAAIGRNFNEIVRAIDALQLSDNYSIATPVDWVVGGDVIISNAIKTADALKKFPKGVKEVNAYIRYTPQPDLN comes from the coding sequence ATGAGTTTACAATTAGGAGATCAGGCCCCCAACTTCAAAGCACAGACTACCATCGGAGAGATTGATTTTTACGAATTCCTGGGAGACCACTGGGGCCTGTTGCTGTCGCATCCGGGCGACTTTACACCAGTATGCACAACTGAGTTAGGAAGAACGGCACAACTGAACAACGAATTTGCAAAGCGCCATGTAAAAGCAATTGCGATAAGCGTAGATAGCGTGGAAGATCATCATGGATGGATCAAAGATATTAATGAGACCCAGCATACGGAAGTGGACTTCCCACTAATAGCTGATAAAGATAAAAAGGTAGCTGAACTTTATGGTATGATCCATCCGAATGCATCGGCCACGTCAACCGTACGGTCTGTGTTTGTGATTGATCCAAATAAAAAGGTAAGACTAACCCTCACCTACCCCGCTGCCATCGGCAGAAATTTCAACGAGATCGTAAGAGCGATTGATGCTTTGCAGCTATCAGATAATTATAGTATTGCCACACCAGTTGATTGGGTAGTTGGTGGAGATGTGATTATTTCCAATGCTATTAAAACAGCAGATGCTTTGAAGAAATTCCCAAAAGGCGTAAAGGAAGTGAATGCATATATCAGGTACACCCCTCAACCAGACTTAAACTAA
- a CDS encoding 2OG-Fe(II) oxygenase: protein MQKIFNTLINSFIDNKVGIAENFLSESLSSHLKDNLTTLYTEKLLLSAGTGNDKLAVQNKLVRSDIIYWLDRAHNNPHENDFFDLMDSFVSHLNDTCYTGITGYEFHYTMYEKGSFYKKHIDQFRNNDSRQYSMIIYLNVDWQENDGGELCIHQNNSFQHIAPVNGKSVFFKSSELEHEVLLTNKPRMSITGWLKRDNLF from the coding sequence TTGCAAAAGATCTTTAATACACTCATCAATAGTTTTATTGATAATAAAGTAGGCATAGCAGAAAATTTTTTAAGTGAATCCCTCTCCTCACACCTGAAAGATAATTTGACCACCCTTTATACCGAAAAACTACTCCTGTCTGCCGGAACAGGAAACGACAAATTGGCCGTGCAGAATAAACTGGTCAGAAGCGACATTATTTACTGGCTGGACCGTGCACACAATAACCCGCATGAAAATGATTTTTTTGACCTGATGGATAGCTTTGTAAGCCATCTAAACGATACCTGCTATACTGGTATTACAGGTTACGAATTTCACTATACCATGTATGAAAAGGGTAGCTTCTACAAAAAACATATAGATCAGTTCCGTAACAATGACAGCAGACAATATTCGATGATCATCTACCTGAATGTTGACTGGCAGGAAAATGACGGTGGAGAATTATGTATTCATCAAAACAACAGCTTTCAGCATATCGCTCCGGTTAATGGTAAAAGTGTATTTTTTAAAAGCAGTGAACTGGAACACGAAGTGTTACTTACCAATAAGCCAAGAATGAGTATCACCGGGTGGTTGAAGAGAGATAACCTTTTTTGA
- a CDS encoding glycoside hydrolase family 95 protein — translation MQKITVLLFSVFLTANAAAQQPLKLWYRQPAGKTWTAALPLGNGRLGAMVFGNPAQERIQLNETTVWTGSPNRNDNPESLAALPEIRRLIFAGKQKEAQELAAIKMQSKKAFGQMYQPVGNLDIAFPGHENYKDYYRELDIEKAIATTTYTVNGVKYTREVFASVPAQVIVVRLSSSKPGSLTFKASLSTPQTKAHISARQHALLINGTTDSHEGVEGKVNYNGIANVSIAGGTMTTEGDAIQVRNASSATIYISIATNYINYHDISADAVKRSEAYLAKALKEPYAKVLQQHVAAYQRYFNRVKIDLGTSPAAAEPTDIRLAQFSKTNDPQFVALYFQFGRYLLISASQPGGQPANLQGIWNEEMTPPWDSKYTININTEMNYWPAEKDNLPEMHEPLIQMVKELSESGRETAATMYGARGWMTHHNTDLWRITGPVDDIFWGVWSMGGAWLSQHLWEKYLYNGDKKYLAEIYPVLKGAAMFFVDDLVEEPTHKWLVINPGTSPENAPKIRPGVSFDAGCTMDNQIVFDMLSAAIDAAEVLKTDITFTDTLKAVRKRLPPMQVGQYGQLQEWMQDLDDPEDHHRHISHLYGLFPSSQISPYRTPALYSAANTTLLQRGDVSTGWSMGWKVNWWARLQNGNRALKLITSQLSPVGTNGGGGGTYDNLFDAHAPFQIDGNFGCTSGITEMLMQSHDGAIQLLPALPDSWKKGSISGLRAKGGFEITDLVWSNGKVVKLIIKSTLGGNCRIRVANKLQASALKPAKGDNDNVFFHTAATATPLISDKATLNTIPVQETFLYDLPTTAGKTYTLYRD, via the coding sequence ATGCAAAAGATAACAGTCCTTCTTTTTAGTGTTTTTCTGACAGCAAATGCTGCGGCGCAACAACCATTGAAATTGTGGTACCGGCAGCCGGCAGGCAAAACCTGGACAGCCGCATTGCCGCTTGGCAACGGGCGGCTGGGAGCCATGGTGTTTGGCAATCCTGCGCAGGAGCGCATCCAGCTGAATGAAACCACTGTATGGACAGGTAGCCCCAACCGCAATGATAACCCCGAATCGCTGGCAGCACTGCCCGAAATCAGGCGGCTTATTTTTGCAGGAAAACAGAAAGAAGCACAGGAATTGGCCGCTATAAAAATGCAGTCGAAGAAGGCCTTCGGACAAATGTACCAGCCTGTTGGTAACCTCGATATTGCATTCCCCGGCCACGAGAATTATAAAGACTATTACAGGGAGCTGGATATTGAAAAAGCCATTGCCACCACCACTTATACTGTTAACGGCGTGAAGTACACGCGTGAAGTATTTGCCTCAGTGCCTGCACAGGTAATAGTAGTAAGACTTAGCAGCAGCAAGCCGGGAAGCCTTACCTTCAAGGCATCCTTATCCACTCCGCAAACGAAGGCCCACATCAGCGCCAGACAACATGCCCTGCTGATCAACGGAACAACAGATAGTCACGAAGGCGTGGAAGGGAAAGTCAATTATAATGGTATTGCCAACGTCAGCATTGCCGGAGGAACCATGACTACCGAAGGTGATGCGATCCAGGTACGCAATGCCAGCAGTGCTACCATCTATATTTCCATTGCTACCAATTATATCAACTATCATGATATCAGTGCAGATGCGGTAAAACGTTCCGAAGCCTATCTGGCAAAGGCGCTCAAAGAACCATATGCCAAGGTATTGCAACAACATGTTGCAGCTTATCAGCGGTATTTTAACCGGGTAAAAATAGATCTGGGCACATCACCGGCAGCAGCTGAACCTACAGACATACGGCTGGCGCAGTTCTCCAAAACAAATGATCCGCAGTTTGTGGCACTGTATTTCCAGTTTGGCCGCTACCTGCTGATCTCCGCATCGCAACCCGGCGGACAGCCCGCCAACCTGCAAGGTATCTGGAATGAAGAGATGACTCCTCCATGGGATAGTAAGTACACCATCAATATCAACACAGAAATGAATTACTGGCCGGCAGAAAAAGATAACCTGCCGGAAATGCATGAGCCATTAATACAGATGGTAAAAGAGCTGTCAGAAAGCGGCCGTGAAACAGCGGCAACCATGTATGGCGCAAGAGGGTGGATGACGCATCATAATACAGATCTGTGGCGGATTACAGGCCCGGTTGATGATATCTTCTGGGGCGTGTGGAGCATGGGAGGAGCGTGGCTAAGTCAACATCTCTGGGAAAAATATCTTTACAATGGCGATAAAAAATACCTGGCTGAGATCTACCCGGTACTGAAAGGCGCCGCTATGTTCTTCGTTGATGATCTCGTGGAAGAACCCACCCATAAATGGCTGGTCATCAATCCCGGTACATCTCCGGAAAATGCGCCCAAAATAAGACCAGGCGTATCTTTTGACGCCGGTTGCACTATGGATAACCAGATCGTGTTTGACATGCTGAGCGCAGCAATTGATGCCGCTGAAGTTTTAAAAACTGATATAACGTTTACGGATACACTGAAAGCTGTTCGCAAGCGCCTGCCCCCGATGCAGGTAGGGCAATATGGCCAGTTACAGGAATGGATGCAGGACCTGGACGATCCGGAGGATCATCACCGCCACATCTCTCACCTGTATGGTTTGTTTCCTTCTTCACAGATCTCTCCTTATCGCACCCCTGCACTATACAGCGCAGCCAATACAACATTATTGCAGCGCGGTGATGTTTCCACCGGCTGGAGCATGGGCTGGAAAGTAAACTGGTGGGCACGTTTACAGAATGGTAACCGCGCCTTAAAACTGATCACCAGCCAGTTGAGTCCTGTAGGCACCAATGGTGGTGGCGGCGGTACCTACGATAACCTGTTTGATGCACATGCACCCTTCCAGATAGACGGAAACTTCGGCTGCACATCGGGCATCACTGAAATGCTGATGCAGAGCCACGATGGCGCTATCCAGTTGTTACCCGCACTGCCAGACAGCTGGAAAAAGGGCAGCATCAGCGGCTTACGCGCGAAAGGCGGCTTTGAAATAACCGACCTCGTATGGAGCAACGGCAAAGTAGTAAAGCTCATCATTAAATCAACCCTGGGTGGCAACTGCCGGATCCGTGTAGCCAATAAGTTACAGGCATCTGCATTAAAGCCAGCCAAAGGAGATAATGATAATGTTTTCTTCCACACAGCAGCTACAGCTACACCACTAATCTCTGATAAAGCAACCCTGAACACCATACCCGTACAGGAAACTTTCCTATACGACCTGCCTACCACCGCGGGAAAAACATATACATTGTATAGGGACTAA
- a CDS encoding efflux RND transporter periplasmic adaptor subunit codes for MHFKSSVIIFATFLVTGSVLLTACSSSGQQADKSAEKKEVPAVKAATVLEDRPVYTLTLPGELKPYEQVNLYAKVKSFVRKLYVDRGSVVKKGQLLAVLDALEINQQYLSNKSGEEKLYADYMFSKQSYERLLQAAAKNGAVAAIELERAKSRLQSDSAAYVAAIANTGAAAQLNDYLRIVAPFDGVITSRHISQGALVGDGGALPLFSLAQNKRLRLTVLVPEKHARSLGTDTKVSFTVSDRPGQLYHASLSRNAGLLDENDRSITVEFDVDNSTNQLSGGAYAQVKLLLQRPDSTLWVPLKSVVHAQSGVFVLKINNYQTLSRINVIEGTKKDSLQEIFGDIQPSDRVVAVASEENL; via the coding sequence ATGCACTTCAAATCATCCGTTATCATATTTGCAACGTTCCTGGTTACAGGTAGTGTATTGCTTACAGCCTGTTCATCCAGCGGGCAACAGGCGGACAAGTCCGCCGAGAAAAAAGAAGTACCTGCCGTGAAAGCAGCGACAGTACTGGAAGACCGCCCCGTTTATACGTTGACGTTACCCGGCGAACTAAAACCTTATGAACAGGTAAACCTGTATGCCAAAGTAAAAAGCTTTGTGCGGAAATTATATGTAGACAGAGGCAGTGTTGTAAAGAAAGGGCAACTGCTGGCCGTATTGGACGCCCTGGAAATAAACCAGCAATATCTCTCCAACAAATCCGGCGAAGAGAAATTGTATGCGGATTATATGTTCAGTAAACAGTCATACGAACGCCTCCTGCAAGCGGCGGCAAAAAACGGGGCCGTAGCAGCCATCGAACTGGAAAGGGCGAAGAGCAGGCTGCAAAGTGACAGTGCCGCCTACGTAGCAGCCATTGCCAATACCGGCGCAGCTGCGCAGTTAAATGACTACCTGCGTATTGTGGCACCCTTTGATGGCGTGATTACCAGCCGTCATATTTCACAAGGAGCCCTCGTAGGCGATGGTGGCGCACTCCCCTTATTTTCGCTCGCGCAGAACAAGCGGCTGCGCCTGACCGTATTGGTGCCCGAAAAACATGCGCGCTCATTGGGAACTGATACGAAAGTATCTTTTACCGTAAGCGATCGCCCCGGACAACTATACCATGCCAGCCTCTCCAGGAATGCAGGGCTGCTGGATGAAAACGACCGTTCCATCACCGTAGAATTTGATGTAGACAACAGTACCAATCAACTAAGCGGCGGTGCCTACGCACAGGTAAAACTCCTGCTGCAACGCCCGGACAGCACCTTGTGGGTACCGTTAAAAAGCGTCGTGCATGCACAGTCAGGTGTTTTTGTACTGAAGATCAACAACTATCAAACCCTTAGCCGTATTAACGTGATCGAGGGAACGAAAAAAGATTCCCTCCAGGAAATCTTTGGCGATATCCAACCCTCAGATAGGGTTGTGGCAGTAGCGAGCGAAGAGAATTTATAA
- a CDS encoding efflux RND transporter permease subunit, with translation MNLIRSALRKPIVVMVAVMAIIYFSVSAIRKINVDIFPKIELPAIYIAMPYGGLTPAYMDGFMADGFQKVLIFVSGVKSIDFKSVQGFTLMKLTFYPGTDMAQAAAEVSTQVSRAMGFLPPGAVPPQVVRFDGSSLPVGQLVFESPQRSIGELQNLVLTRIRPMFVNIPGITAPAPFGGNTRTMVVKINPQLMQSYGMSPEEITAAIAKNNLPTPAGNIRIGDQNLMAPVNSIASGPEEFLNIPVRSKDGATVFVKDVATVEDGTDQTVGYALINGKRSVYLPVIKKADASTLKAVANLKASIPMLENVLPEDVAVKYVFDQSGYIKNSLSNLVHEGLLGALLTGLVVFLFLGDARGSLIVMMTIPIAILSAVLMLYAFGQTINIMTLSGLALSIGILVDEATVTIENIHQHMDMRKEKPRAIVDALLEISVPKLLILLCILAVLIPSFMMTGIPKDMFMPLSLAVAFAMIASFIASQTFVPVVANWLMKAKHAPIQKIRKKRSRFERFRVRYAFLTGRLTGKTTLITILYAIISIGLITGSSLLIGTDIMPASNGGDLQLRIQAPEGTRLEKTEGYLKKVTQLIHGILPADAVKITSAYVGTQPSATAINPIFLFTSTSGEAVLQVSIDKKIFKGSGEELKEKIRDTIRQQYPELKINFEPVELVEKIMSQGAMTPVEIKVAGNPLKVAASHARKIEAELAKVSFLRDVRIAEPLEYPSLQINLNRELAAQFGLTMDDITRTLVTATSSTRYTNKNLWVDPKSGLVFQVQVQIPEADMQSVDQLRSLSLKKGQMRPVLEDVATVAIVKQPAQINRQGPNRYVTIIANTHKKDLGAAAKAVDQAIKNAGDAPRGVIVTRQGSLELLSETLTSLQSGLLVAVVVIFLMLAAYYQSFKISGLILSVIPAVVGGSLLSLLLFGSTLNLQSYMGMIMSIGVSASNAVLLVNQAEQYRRNNHLMAKQAAQLAAASRLRPIIMTTAAMIAGMIPMALGMGEGGEQVAPLGQAVIGGLLLSTITVLLVLPNFFAAVRAKASRVSPSLDPDDPQSRYAIPVHSLHTNTL, from the coding sequence ATGAATTTAATAAGATCAGCATTAAGAAAGCCCATCGTAGTGATGGTGGCAGTGATGGCCATCATCTACTTTTCTGTATCGGCTATCCGCAAGATCAACGTTGATATTTTCCCGAAAATAGAACTGCCGGCTATCTACATTGCTATGCCTTACGGCGGACTCACACCCGCTTACATGGATGGTTTCATGGCCGATGGTTTTCAGAAAGTACTCATTTTTGTCAGTGGGGTAAAAAGTATTGACTTCAAAAGTGTACAGGGTTTTACGTTGATGAAACTCACGTTTTATCCCGGCACCGATATGGCGCAAGCGGCGGCAGAAGTATCCACGCAGGTATCGCGGGCAATGGGCTTTTTACCTCCCGGCGCTGTACCACCACAAGTGGTACGCTTTGATGGCAGCTCATTGCCGGTAGGACAACTCGTTTTTGAAAGCCCGCAACGCTCCATCGGTGAATTGCAAAACCTGGTGCTTACCCGCATCCGGCCTATGTTTGTGAACATCCCCGGTATTACGGCGCCTGCTCCTTTTGGTGGCAACACCCGCACCATGGTGGTAAAGATCAATCCGCAGCTGATGCAGTCGTATGGTATGAGCCCCGAAGAGATCACTGCTGCCATTGCAAAAAACAATCTTCCCACACCGGCAGGGAATATCCGTATCGGCGATCAGAACCTGATGGCGCCGGTCAATTCCATTGCCAGCGGCCCGGAAGAGTTTTTAAATATTCCGGTGAGAAGTAAAGATGGCGCCACCGTTTTTGTAAAAGATGTAGCCACTGTAGAAGATGGTACAGACCAGACGGTAGGCTATGCACTGATCAATGGAAAGCGTTCCGTTTACCTGCCGGTCATCAAAAAAGCAGATGCCTCCACACTGAAAGCAGTGGCCAACCTGAAAGCCTCCATACCCATGTTGGAAAATGTGTTGCCGGAAGATGTAGCGGTAAAGTATGTGTTTGATCAGTCAGGCTACATCAAAAACTCGTTGAGTAACCTCGTGCATGAAGGCTTGCTCGGCGCCCTGCTCACAGGGTTGGTCGTATTCCTGTTTCTCGGTGATGCAAGAGGTTCGCTCATTGTAATGATGACGATCCCTATTGCCATCCTGTCGGCTGTACTGATGCTATACGCCTTCGGACAAACCATCAATATCATGACACTGAGCGGGCTGGCGCTGTCAATCGGCATCCTGGTGGACGAGGCCACGGTGACGATAGAAAACATACATCAGCACATGGACATGCGCAAGGAGAAACCACGCGCTATTGTAGACGCGCTGCTGGAAATATCTGTTCCCAAGTTGCTCATATTATTATGTATCCTGGCCGTATTGATCCCATCTTTCATGATGACGGGCATACCAAAAGATATGTTCATGCCGCTGTCGCTGGCAGTGGCTTTCGCCATGATAGCTTCCTTTATAGCATCGCAGACCTTTGTGCCTGTTGTGGCCAACTGGCTGATGAAAGCAAAGCATGCGCCGATACAAAAGATCCGGAAAAAGCGTTCCCGCTTTGAACGGTTCCGGGTGCGTTATGCCTTCTTAACCGGCAGACTAACGGGAAAGACTACACTGATCACGATCTTATATGCCATCATCAGCATTGGACTCATCACGGGTTCTTCGTTGCTGATCGGTACGGATATTATGCCAGCCTCCAACGGAGGTGATTTACAGTTACGCATCCAGGCGCCGGAAGGAACCCGTCTGGAAAAAACGGAAGGTTATCTTAAAAAGGTAACACAGCTGATCCACGGAATCCTGCCTGCTGATGCAGTGAAGATCACATCAGCTTATGTAGGTACCCAACCTTCCGCCACCGCGATCAACCCCATCTTCCTGTTTACCAGTACTTCAGGAGAGGCTGTATTACAGGTATCTATCGACAAAAAAATATTTAAAGGATCAGGAGAAGAATTAAAAGAAAAGATCAGGGATACCATCAGGCAACAATACCCTGAGCTGAAAATAAATTTCGAGCCGGTGGAACTGGTAGAAAAAATCATGAGCCAGGGAGCGATGACACCTGTAGAAATAAAGGTAGCAGGCAATCCGCTGAAAGTTGCTGCCAGTCATGCCCGCAAGATAGAAGCCGAACTGGCAAAAGTGTCTTTCCTGCGGGACGTGCGCATAGCCGAACCGCTTGAATACCCATCACTACAGATCAACCTGAACCGGGAACTGGCTGCACAATTCGGACTAACGATGGACGATATTACCCGCACGTTGGTCACTGCCACTTCTTCTACCCGATACACCAATAAAAATCTTTGGGTAGACCCGAAATCAGGGCTTGTATTCCAGGTACAGGTACAGATACCCGAAGCCGATATGCAGTCTGTTGACCAGCTACGTTCCCTGTCCCTGAAAAAAGGACAGATGCGTCCTGTGCTGGAAGATGTGGCTACTGTGGCTATCGTAAAACAACCCGCACAAATCAACCGGCAGGGGCCTAACCGCTATGTCACCATTATTGCCAACACGCACAAAAAGGACCTGGGTGCCGCCGCTAAAGCAGTAGACCAGGCGATTAAAAATGCAGGCGATGCTCCCCGTGGCGTCATCGTTACCAGGCAAGGTTCTTTAGAACTACTCAGCGAAACGCTGACCAGCCTGCAAAGTGGCTTACTGGTAGCCGTTGTGGTCATCTTCCTGATGCTGGCGGCTTATTATCAGTCGTTCAAAATATCAGGGCTGATCCTTTCGGTAATTCCTGCGGTAGTAGGTGGCAGCCTCTTATCGTTACTGCTATTTGGTAGTACGCTCAACCTGCAATCGTACATGGGTATGATCATGTCCATCGGGGTATCAGCATCCAATGCCGTATTGCTGGTCAATCAGGCGGAGCAATACCGCCGCAACAACCACCTGATGGCAAAGCAGGCGGCACAACTGGCAGCGGCTTCGCGGCTTCGTCCGATTATTATGACCACAGCGGCCATGATAGCAGGTATGATACCAATGGCCCTTGGCATGGGTGAAGGTGGTGAACAGGTAGCTCCATTAGGACAGGCAGTTATAGGCGGCCTACTGTTATCTACTATAACCGTATTGCTGGTGCTCCCCAACTTCTTCGCGGCTGTAAGGGCGAAAGCCAGCAGGGTAAGTCCGTCCCTCGATCCGGACGATCCACAAAGCAGGTACGCCATACCTGTTCATTCATTACATACAAACACGCTTTAA